From the Rhinolophus sinicus isolate RSC01 linkage group LG02, ASM3656204v1, whole genome shotgun sequence genome, one window contains:
- the MCUB gene encoding calcium uniporter regulatory subunit MCUb, mitochondrial isoform X1, with product MMLFRGPRPWRPRRPPTLSTPARAGPRPPPPQVLYMKLCENLKYYQSHLYSTVVPPDEITVNYRHGLPLITLTLPSRKERCQFVVKPMLSTVGSFLQDLQNEDKGIKTAAVFTADGSEIAGSTLMEILLMNDFKLVINKITYNVQCPKQEKLNSEHATEMENMKSLVHRLFTALHLEEFQKKREHHLLEKIDHLKGQLHPLEEMKARIEARSESKTSGLLWGGLALLSVQGGALAWLTWWVYSWDIMEPVTYFITFANSMVFFAYFLVTRQDYTYSAIKSRQFLHFFHKKSKRQHFDVVQYNKLKEDLAKAKESLNQVRRSLYLPTQVEELNEKN from the exons GTTTTGTATATGAAGCTGTGTGAAAATCTGAAATACTATCAATCACATCTTTATAGTACAGTGGTGCCACCTGATG aaatAACAGTTAATTATAGACACGGCCTTCCCTTGATAACACTTACTTTGCCATCCAGAAAAGAGCGCTGTCAATTTGTAGTCAAACCAATGTTGTCAACAGTTGGTTCATTTCTTCAGGACctacaaaatgaagacaaaggtATCAAAACTGCAGCTGTCTTCACAGCAG atgGCAGTGAGATTGCAGGTTCAACCTTGATGGAAATTTTGCTCATGAATGATTTTAAACTtgtcattaataaaataacatataatgtACAGTGCCCCAAGCAAG AAAAACTGAATAGTGAGCATGCTACCGAGATGGAAAACATGAAATCCTTGGTTCACAGACTGTTTACAGCCTTGCATTTAGAAGAgtttcagaaaaagagagagcatcATTTACTGGAGAAGATTGACCACCTGAAAGGACAGCTGCATCCCCTCGAAGAG atgaAAGCTAGAATCGAAGCTCGCTCAGAATCCAAAACCAGTGGACTCCTGTGGGGTGGATTAGCGCTGCTGTCAGTTCAGGGCGGGGCGCTGGCTTGGCTCACCTGGTGGGTGTACTCCTGGGATATCATGGAACCAGTTACATACTTCATCACATTTGCAAACTCCATGGtcttttttgcatattttcttgtCACTCGACAG gattaTACTTACTCAGCTATTAAGAGTAGGCAGTTTCTTCACTTCTTTCACAAGAAATCAAAGCGACAGCATTTTGATGTGGTGCAATACAACAAGTTAAAAGAAGATCTTGCTAAG GCTAAAGAATCCCTGAACCAGGTGCGCCGCTCTCTCTATTTGCCAACGCAAGTAGAGGAACTCAATGAAAAGAATTAA
- the MCUB gene encoding calcium uniporter regulatory subunit MCUb, mitochondrial isoform X2, with protein sequence MHVLYMKLCENLKYYQSHLYSTVVPPDEITVNYRHGLPLITLTLPSRKERCQFVVKPMLSTVGSFLQDLQNEDKGIKTAAVFTADGSEIAGSTLMEILLMNDFKLVINKITYNVQCPKQEKLNSEHATEMENMKSLVHRLFTALHLEEFQKKREHHLLEKIDHLKGQLHPLEEMKARIEARSESKTSGLLWGGLALLSVQGGALAWLTWWVYSWDIMEPVTYFITFANSMVFFAYFLVTRQDYTYSAIKSRQFLHFFHKKSKRQHFDVVQYNKLKEDLAKAKESLNQVRRSLYLPTQVEELNEKN encoded by the exons GTTTTGTATATGAAGCTGTGTGAAAATCTGAAATACTATCAATCACATCTTTATAGTACAGTGGTGCCACCTGATG aaatAACAGTTAATTATAGACACGGCCTTCCCTTGATAACACTTACTTTGCCATCCAGAAAAGAGCGCTGTCAATTTGTAGTCAAACCAATGTTGTCAACAGTTGGTTCATTTCTTCAGGACctacaaaatgaagacaaaggtATCAAAACTGCAGCTGTCTTCACAGCAG atgGCAGTGAGATTGCAGGTTCAACCTTGATGGAAATTTTGCTCATGAATGATTTTAAACTtgtcattaataaaataacatataatgtACAGTGCCCCAAGCAAG AAAAACTGAATAGTGAGCATGCTACCGAGATGGAAAACATGAAATCCTTGGTTCACAGACTGTTTACAGCCTTGCATTTAGAAGAgtttcagaaaaagagagagcatcATTTACTGGAGAAGATTGACCACCTGAAAGGACAGCTGCATCCCCTCGAAGAG atgaAAGCTAGAATCGAAGCTCGCTCAGAATCCAAAACCAGTGGACTCCTGTGGGGTGGATTAGCGCTGCTGTCAGTTCAGGGCGGGGCGCTGGCTTGGCTCACCTGGTGGGTGTACTCCTGGGATATCATGGAACCAGTTACATACTTCATCACATTTGCAAACTCCATGGtcttttttgcatattttcttgtCACTCGACAG gattaTACTTACTCAGCTATTAAGAGTAGGCAGTTTCTTCACTTCTTTCACAAGAAATCAAAGCGACAGCATTTTGATGTGGTGCAATACAACAAGTTAAAAGAAGATCTTGCTAAG GCTAAAGAATCCCTGAACCAGGTGCGCCGCTCTCTCTATTTGCCAACGCAAGTAGAGGAACTCAATGAAAAGAATTAA
- the CASP6 gene encoding caspase-6 isoform X1 — MIFGRLRTPSRAAQVLGVAAGISRGRIRIARCQATKTVSSGRSGPASLEKEGALTLRRKGRALRLLLQEAEAPWALVLRWVAMSSAPGPHGAVPAGRGMPRARDAGSASFAGRPQEVAGSGGKRSGAVGAAYLSPGEEQNMTETDAFSSSEIFDPAAKYKMDHKRRGMALIFNHERFFWHLTLPERRGTSADRDNLKRRFSDLGFEVKCFDDLKAEELLLTIHEASTSSHVDADCFLCVFLSHGEGSHIYAYDAKIEIQTLTGLFKGDKCQSLVGKPKIFIIQACRGHQHDVPVIPLDVVDHKTAPPDANVTQVDAASVYTLPAGADFLMCYSVAEGYYSHRETVNGSWYIQDLCEMLRKFGSSLEFTELLTLVNRKVSQRRVDFCKDLSAIGKKQVPCFASMLTKKLYFSPKYK; from the exons ATGATCTTTGGTCGCCTGCGGACTCCTTCCCGGGCCGCCCAAGTCCTCGGGGTGGCAGCTGGCATTTCCCGAGGGCGTATCCGTATCGCCAGGTGCCAGGCGACTAAGACCGTGTCCTCAGGGCGCTCTGGACCCGCAAGCTTGGAGAAGGAAGGCGCCCTAACTCTGCGGAGGAAGGGGCGGGCGCTGCGGCTTCTGCTCCAGGAAGCGGAGGCGCCCTGGGCGTTAGTGTTGCGCTGGGTCGCGATGAGCTCGGCGCCGGGCCCCCACGGGGCTGTCCCTGCAGGTAGGGGGATGCCGAGGGCGCGGGACGCGGGTTCCGCCAGCTTTGCCGGGCGGCCCCAGGAAGTTGCGGGTTCTGGAGGGAAGCGCTCAGGTGCGGTGGGGGCAGCGTATCTTAGTCCAG gtgaggaacaAAACATGACAGAAACAGATGCCTTCTCTAGCAG TGAAATATTTGATCCAGCAGCAAAGTACAAAATGGACCATAAGAGGAGAGGAATGGCTTTAATCTTCAATCACGAGAGGTTCTTTTGGCACTTAACACTGCCAGAAAGGCGGGGCACCAGTGCAGACAGAGACAATCTTAAGCGCAG GTTTTCAGATCTAGGATTTGAAGTGAAATGCTTTGATGATCTTAAAGCAGAAGAATTACTGCTCACAATTCATGAGG CATCAACCTCTAGCCATGTCGATGCCGATTGCTTCTTGTGTGTCTTCCTGAGTCATGGTGAAGGTAGTCACATTTACGCATATGATGCCAAAATTGAAATTCAGACATTGACTGGCTTGTTCAAAGGAGACAAGTGTCAGAGCCTGGTTGGAAAAcccaaaatatttatcattcag GCATGTCGGGGGCACCAGCACGATGTGCCAGTCATTCCTTTGGATGTAGTGGATCATAAGACAGCCCCGCCGGATGCCAATGTCACCCAGGTGGATGCGGCCTCAGTTTACACACTGCCTGCTGGAGCAGACTTCCTCATGTGTTACTCTGTTGCAGAAG GTTATTACTCTCATCGGGAAACTGTGAACGGCTCATGGTACATTCAAGATTTGTGTGAGATGCTCAGGAAATTCGGCTCATCTTTGGAGTTCACAGAGCTCCTCACATTGGTGAACAGGAAAGTTTCTCAGCGCCGAGTGGACTTTTGCAAAGACCTAAGTGCAATTGGAAAGAAGCAGGTCCCTTGCTTTGCTTCCATGCTAACTAAAAAGCTGTACTTCTCTCCAAAATATAAATGA
- the CASP6 gene encoding caspase-6 isoform X2: MIFGRLRTPSRAAQVLGVAAGISRGRIRIARCQATKTVSSGRSGPASLEKEGALTLRRKGRALRLLLQEAEAPWALVLRWVAMSSAPGPHGAVPAGEEQNMTETDAFSSSEIFDPAAKYKMDHKRRGMALIFNHERFFWHLTLPERRGTSADRDNLKRRFSDLGFEVKCFDDLKAEELLLTIHEASTSSHVDADCFLCVFLSHGEGSHIYAYDAKIEIQTLTGLFKGDKCQSLVGKPKIFIIQACRGHQHDVPVIPLDVVDHKTAPPDANVTQVDAASVYTLPAGADFLMCYSVAEGYYSHRETVNGSWYIQDLCEMLRKFGSSLEFTELLTLVNRKVSQRRVDFCKDLSAIGKKQVPCFASMLTKKLYFSPKYK, translated from the exons ATGATCTTTGGTCGCCTGCGGACTCCTTCCCGGGCCGCCCAAGTCCTCGGGGTGGCAGCTGGCATTTCCCGAGGGCGTATCCGTATCGCCAGGTGCCAGGCGACTAAGACCGTGTCCTCAGGGCGCTCTGGACCCGCAAGCTTGGAGAAGGAAGGCGCCCTAACTCTGCGGAGGAAGGGGCGGGCGCTGCGGCTTCTGCTCCAGGAAGCGGAGGCGCCCTGGGCGTTAGTGTTGCGCTGGGTCGCGATGAGCTCGGCGCCGGGCCCCCACGGGGCTGTCCCTGCAG gtgaggaacaAAACATGACAGAAACAGATGCCTTCTCTAGCAG TGAAATATTTGATCCAGCAGCAAAGTACAAAATGGACCATAAGAGGAGAGGAATGGCTTTAATCTTCAATCACGAGAGGTTCTTTTGGCACTTAACACTGCCAGAAAGGCGGGGCACCAGTGCAGACAGAGACAATCTTAAGCGCAG GTTTTCAGATCTAGGATTTGAAGTGAAATGCTTTGATGATCTTAAAGCAGAAGAATTACTGCTCACAATTCATGAGG CATCAACCTCTAGCCATGTCGATGCCGATTGCTTCTTGTGTGTCTTCCTGAGTCATGGTGAAGGTAGTCACATTTACGCATATGATGCCAAAATTGAAATTCAGACATTGACTGGCTTGTTCAAAGGAGACAAGTGTCAGAGCCTGGTTGGAAAAcccaaaatatttatcattcag GCATGTCGGGGGCACCAGCACGATGTGCCAGTCATTCCTTTGGATGTAGTGGATCATAAGACAGCCCCGCCGGATGCCAATGTCACCCAGGTGGATGCGGCCTCAGTTTACACACTGCCTGCTGGAGCAGACTTCCTCATGTGTTACTCTGTTGCAGAAG GTTATTACTCTCATCGGGAAACTGTGAACGGCTCATGGTACATTCAAGATTTGTGTGAGATGCTCAGGAAATTCGGCTCATCTTTGGAGTTCACAGAGCTCCTCACATTGGTGAACAGGAAAGTTTCTCAGCGCCGAGTGGACTTTTGCAAAGACCTAAGTGCAATTGGAAAGAAGCAGGTCCCTTGCTTTGCTTCCATGCTAACTAAAAAGCTGTACTTCTCTCCAAAATATAAATGA
- the MCUB gene encoding calcium uniporter regulatory subunit MCUb, mitochondrial isoform X3, which yields MKLCENLKYYQSHLYSTVVPPDEITVNYRHGLPLITLTLPSRKERCQFVVKPMLSTVGSFLQDLQNEDKGIKTAAVFTADGSEIAGSTLMEILLMNDFKLVINKITYNVQCPKQEKLNSEHATEMENMKSLVHRLFTALHLEEFQKKREHHLLEKIDHLKGQLHPLEEMKARIEARSESKTSGLLWGGLALLSVQGGALAWLTWWVYSWDIMEPVTYFITFANSMVFFAYFLVTRQDYTYSAIKSRQFLHFFHKKSKRQHFDVVQYNKLKEDLAKAKESLNQVRRSLYLPTQVEELNEKN from the exons ATGAAGCTGTGTGAAAATCTGAAATACTATCAATCACATCTTTATAGTACAGTGGTGCCACCTGATG aaatAACAGTTAATTATAGACACGGCCTTCCCTTGATAACACTTACTTTGCCATCCAGAAAAGAGCGCTGTCAATTTGTAGTCAAACCAATGTTGTCAACAGTTGGTTCATTTCTTCAGGACctacaaaatgaagacaaaggtATCAAAACTGCAGCTGTCTTCACAGCAG atgGCAGTGAGATTGCAGGTTCAACCTTGATGGAAATTTTGCTCATGAATGATTTTAAACTtgtcattaataaaataacatataatgtACAGTGCCCCAAGCAAG AAAAACTGAATAGTGAGCATGCTACCGAGATGGAAAACATGAAATCCTTGGTTCACAGACTGTTTACAGCCTTGCATTTAGAAGAgtttcagaaaaagagagagcatcATTTACTGGAGAAGATTGACCACCTGAAAGGACAGCTGCATCCCCTCGAAGAG atgaAAGCTAGAATCGAAGCTCGCTCAGAATCCAAAACCAGTGGACTCCTGTGGGGTGGATTAGCGCTGCTGTCAGTTCAGGGCGGGGCGCTGGCTTGGCTCACCTGGTGGGTGTACTCCTGGGATATCATGGAACCAGTTACATACTTCATCACATTTGCAAACTCCATGGtcttttttgcatattttcttgtCACTCGACAG gattaTACTTACTCAGCTATTAAGAGTAGGCAGTTTCTTCACTTCTTTCACAAGAAATCAAAGCGACAGCATTTTGATGTGGTGCAATACAACAAGTTAAAAGAAGATCTTGCTAAG GCTAAAGAATCCCTGAACCAGGTGCGCCGCTCTCTCTATTTGCCAACGCAAGTAGAGGAACTCAATGAAAAGAATTAA